From Amphiura filiformis unplaced genomic scaffold, Afil_fr2py scaffold_34, whole genome shotgun sequence, the proteins below share one genomic window:
- the LOC140143959 gene encoding complement C1q tumor necrosis factor-related protein 4-like, protein MAVFSFICITSVVYVIFNGGMVSSATMNSEPVENQSPTTCNTCCQNGMHGIPGQHGLPGSKGDPGVKGQKGQSGEAVATSGPPGPKGSMGWPGKSGPKGPQGPAGPEGPRGRVGPKGEKGEALAPVVPSRRKSAFTAVNTQDKAVSNGDVLANWDEVITNRGNDFDKITGKFTCRVPGTYAFMFSCNKFTGVNGPVCRLTKNDFNNGVVVGVFVGHVNQFHQTTNGATLDLVAGDQVWVAIAHHGGTLGSNVHKYVSFSGYLLFEDSCRDRKLTKIIMAVFSFLCITSVFYVIFNGSIVSSATMNTEPLENQSPTACSTCCQNGIHGIPGQHGLPGSKGDPGVKGQKGESGEIIAASGPAGPKGSMGWPGKSGPKGAVGPVGPEGLRGSVGQKGAKGEVPDVPVVPPRQKSAFTAVNTQDKAVSDGDVLANWDEVITNKGNDFDKNTGKFTCRVPGTYAFMFSCLKWSGVDGPVCRLTKNGGAVVGVYVGTADQFHQTTNGATLDLVTGDKVWIAIAHHDGTINSNGHRYVSFSGYLLFED, encoded by the exons ATGGCGGTATTTTCCTTCATATGCATTACAAGCGTCGTTTATGTCATCTTCAATGGGGGCATGGTATCGAGTGCAACAATGAATTCTGAGCCTGTTGAAAACCAGTCACCTACCACGTGTAACACATGTTGCCAAAATGGAATGCACGGGATCCCCGGGCAACATGGCCTACCGGGGTCAAAGGGCGAccccggggtcaaaggtcaaaaaggtcaatCGGGCGAGGCCGTTGCAACAAGCGGCCCTCCGGGACCGAAAGGAAGTATGGGATGGCCAGGCAAATCCGGCCCAAAGGGTCCTCAGGGCCCTGCGGGCCCAGAAGGCCCTCGAGGAAGAGTTGGACCGAAAGGGGAGAAGGGGGAGGCCCTCGCCCCAGTCGTACCTTCAAGACGGAAATCTGCATTTACTGCGGTTAACACGCAGGACAAAGCAGTAAGTAACGGGGACGTGTTGGCAAACTGGGATGAAGTAATCACTAACAGaggcaacgactttgacaagatCACCGGAAAATTCACCTGCCGTGTTCCTGGCACATACGCCTTCATGTTCAGTTGTAATAAGTTCACGGGTGTTAATGGCCCGGTTTGCCGTCTGACGAAAAATGATTTTAATAATGGCGTGGTAGTTGGAGTATTTGTCGGTCATGTAAATCAGTTCCATCAAACTACCAATGGAGCTACCTTGGACCTCGTTGCTGGTGACCAGGTGTGGGTCGCGATTGCTCATCACGGTGGAACTCTTGGTAGTAATGTGCACAAGTATGTTTCGTTTTCCGGATATCTCTTGTTTGAAGACT CCTGTCGAGATCG GAAACTGACAAAAATAATCATGGCGGTGTTTTCTTTCTTATGCATCACAAGTGTCTTTTATGTCATCTTCAATGGAAGTATTGTATCGAGTGCAACAATGAATACTGAACCACTTGAGAATCAGTCACCTACCGCGTGTAGCACATGTTGCCAAAATGGAATCCACGGGATCCCCGGGCAACATGGCCTACCGGGGTCAAAGGGTGAccccggggtcaaaggtcagaaaGGTGAATCAGGGGAGATTATTGCAGCAAGTGGCCCTGCGGGGCCGAAAGGAAGTATGGGATGGCCAGGCAAATCCGGCCCGAAGGGCGCCGTGGGCCCTGTGGGCCCAGAAGGACTTCGAGGTAGCGTTGGACAAAAAGGGGCGAAGGGGGAGGTTCCAGATGTTCCAGTGGTACCTCCAAGACAGAAATCTGCATTTACTGCAGTTAACACGCAGGATAAAGCAGTGAGTGACGGGGATGTGTTGGCAAACTGGGATGAAGTAATCACTAACAAAGGGAACGACTTCGATAAGAACACCGGAAAATTCACCTGCCGAGTACCTGGCACGTATGCTTTCATGTTCAGTTGCTTGAAGTGGTCGGGTGTTGATGGCCCGGTTTGCCGTCTGACGAAGAATGGTGGTGCGGTGGTTGGAGTGTATGTCGGTACTGCAGATCAATTTCATCAAACTACCAATGGAGCCACTTTGGATCTCGTTACTGGAGACAAAGTGTGGATCGCAATTGCTCATCACGATGGGACTATTAACAGTAATGGGCACAGGTATGTTTCGTTTTCCGGATATCTTCTGTTTGAAGATTAA